One genomic segment of Coffea arabica cultivar ET-39 chromosome 6e, Coffea Arabica ET-39 HiFi, whole genome shotgun sequence includes these proteins:
- the LOC113695005 gene encoding deoxypodophyllotoxin synthase-like, which yields MGSQSQANLPIVYFTRETLKPGASSWLSTCKKVRDALEKHSCFLVQYERIPSELISAIFLQLGELFDLPTETKVQNITTTDGLFGYFGQQPTNPTYEGMGIEDVNNPEAVLKFTNLMWPSGNDSFCELMESYKNHVSDLEKLVMRTIFESFGVEKLYSSHDESCNRMLRFNKHRPPQMNENLGGVPEHTDPTFVTIIQRNQFSSLEVKSKEDGSWIAVDFPPSSFLVMAGDCLVAWSNGRVHSTVHRIRMRPGETRFSTALFSYHNGMVHVPEELVDDEHPLQFKPFDQMGFFRFTFAYYPLSDESKIKAYCGI from the exons ATGGGCTCACAATCACAAGCCAACCTCCCAATCGTATACTTCACCCGGGAAACTCTGAAGCCAGGCGCGAGTTCTTGGCTGTCAACTTGCAAGAAAGTGCGAGATGCACTTGAGAAGCACAGCTGTTTCTTGGTTCAGTATGAAAGAATTCCTTCAGAGCTGATCAGTGCAATTTTCCTGCAATTAGGAGAGTTATTTGATCTTCCCACAGAGACCAAAGTCCAAAATATTACCACAACTGATGGTTTGTTCGGCTACTTTGGGCAACAGCCGACAAATCCTACTTATGAAGGCATGGGAATTGAAGATGTAAATAATCCAGAAGCAGTGCTCAAGTTCACAAATCTCATGTGGCCCTCAGGAAATGATAGTTTCTG TGAATTGATGGAGTCCTACAAAAACCACGTTTCAGACCTTGAAAAATTGGTGATGAGAACGATTTTTGAAAGCTTTGGTGTTGAGAAGTTGTACAGCTCTCATGATGAATCGTGCAATCGCATGCTTCGATTCAATAAACACAGGCCACCACAGATGAATGAGAATCTTGGTGGTGTTCCTGAACACACAGATCCAACTTTTGTGACAATAATTCAACGAAATCAATTTTCAAGTTTAGAGGTGAAGTCAAAGGAAGATGGAAGCTGGATTGCTGTTGATTTTCCTCCATCATCATTTCTTGTCATGGCTGGTGACTGCTTGGTG GCATGGAGCAATGGTAGGGTGCATTCAACTGTGCACCGCATCAGAATGAGGCCAGGGGAAACAAGATTCTCGACTGCACTATTCTCGTACCACAATGGGATGGTTCATGTTCCAGAAGAGCTAGTGGACGATGAGCATCCTTTGCAGTTCAAACCATTTGATCAGATGGGATTTTTTCGTTTTACTTTCGCTTACTACCCTCTGAGTGATGAGAGTAAAATTAAAGCTTATTGTGGTATTTAG
- the LOC113694889 gene encoding uncharacterized protein, with protein MNKNKLFLLKPAAPAVMNSTRFLPTSANQKAFLFHSTPALSSRRRPYYYASEGVYRAPKRRYKNFVRGFSNPLWKRILLRDPSAPSNGPVQNDYYYYTPYSSQSSSWFGQDYQATRSNAFGGSNSNHHWSSWNWRNQNQGKDDPPKESDNSTPEMTSERLALGLSASGPLTLEEVKNAYHACAMKWHPDHNQGLFKTVAEEKFKSCKAAYESLCDYVSSK; from the exons ATGAACAAGAACAAGCTGTTCCTCTTGAAACCTGCTGCACCGGCAGTAATGAACTCTACTAGATTTCTCCCAACTTCTGCTAATCAAAAAGCCTTTCTTTTCCACTCCACCCCAGCACTCTCAAGCAGAAGAAGGCCATACTATTATGCTTCG GAAGGAGTTTATAGGGCGCCTAAAAGG AGATACAAAAACTTCGTGAGAGGCTTCAGTAATCCTTTGTGGAAGCGAATTCTGCTGCGAGATCCCAGTGCACCTTCAAATGGCCCAGTTCAG AACGATTATTATTACTACACCCCATATTCAAGCCAAAGCAGCTCATGGTTTGGACAGGATTATCAAGCTACGAGATCCAATGCTTTTGGAGGAA GCAATTCTAATCACCATTGGAGCTCCTGGAACTGGAGAAATCAGAATCAAGGTAAAGACGACCCCCCAAAAGAGTCTGATAATTCAACACCTGAAATGACCTCAGAAAGACTGGCCCTGGGTTTGAGTGCTTCTGGTCCTCTAACTCTGGAAGAAGTTAAAAATGC ATACCATGCATGTGCAATGAAATGGCATCCAGATCATAACCAGGGCTTGTTTAAG ACAGTTGCGGAGGAAAAGTTCAAGTCCTGCAAAGCTGCATATGAATCTTTATGCGACTATGTTAGCTCCAAATGA
- the LOC113694552 gene encoding nudix hydrolase 23, chloroplastic-like isoform X2 yields the protein MLKAVPILGSCSSASSSGLVASLSQRLKLKKKKKAILLHPSCACGFSLISRTSIAPKTISLSSRKSTSPFLLPAHKYNQKGYFCNFRVSGMSLAHNESPPDGTSSSSPSSVTIHSSTGSTRKINFCQSCGGPTKHEIPNGEENMRAVCTVCGKIAYVNPKMVVGCLIEHEDKILLCRRKIQPSYGLWTLPAGYMEMGESAADGATRETWEEANAEVDILSPFAQLDIPLIGQTYIIFLAKLRRPHFSPGQESSECRLFALDDIPFDSLAFSSMLVTLKLYIEDRQVGKPKFHYGIINKRPGTSPSEIYAYTLDDHMKS from the exons ATGCTAAAAGCCGTACCGATTCTTGGTTCATGTTCTTCAGCTTCATCGTCTGGGTTGGTGGCTTCTCTCTCCCAGAGattgaaattgaagaagaagaagaaggcaaTCCTCCTCCATCCCAGTTGTGCTTGTGggttttctttgatttcaagAACATCCATAGCCCCCAAAACAATCtcattatcatcaagaaaatcaaCCTCCCCATTTCTTCTTCCAGCTCACAAGTACAATCAAAAGGGCTATTTCTGCAATTTCAGAGTTTCTGGGATGTCTCTTGCTCATAATGAATCACCGCCCGATGGCACTTCGTCATCATCACCATCATCAGTTACAATTCACTCTTCAACT GGCAGCACCCGCAAGATCAATTTCTGTCAATCATGTGGTGGCCCAACAAAACATGAGATACCAAATGGAGAGGAGAATATGAGGGCAGTTTGCACTGTTTGCGGAAAGATTGCATACGTGAACCCAAAAATG GTCGTAGGTTGTTTGATTGAGCATGAGGATAAGATACTGCTATGCAGGCGAAAGATCCAACCATCATATGGCCTTTG GACGCTTCCTGCTGGTTACATGGAGATGGGCGAATCTGCTGCTGATGGTGCAACTAGGGAAACATGGGAAGAGGCAAATGCAGAAGTGGATATTTTGTCCCCCTTTGCACAATTGGATATACCTCTTATAGGTCAG ACATACATCATTTTTCTAGCTAAGTTGAGGAGGCCCCACTTTTCACCAGGTCAAGAATCATCAGAGTGCAGGCTCTTTGCACTAGATGATATTCCATTTGATTCCTTGGCATTTTCATCGATGTTGGTTACCTTAAAACTG TACATTGAAGATCGACAGGTTGGAAAGCCCAAGTTTCACTATGGCATTATAAACAAAAG GCCTGGGACCAGCCCTTCTGAAATTTATGCTTACACGCTTGATGATCACATGAAATCCTAA
- the LOC113694552 gene encoding nudix hydrolase 23, chloroplastic-like isoform X4 → MLKAVPILGSCSSASSSGLVASLSQRLKLKKKKKAILLHPSCACGFSLISRTSIAPKTISLSSRKSTSPFLLPAHKYNQKGYFCNFRVSGMSLAHNESPPDGTSSSSPSSVTIHSSTGSTRKINFCQSCGGPTKHEIPNGEENMRAVCTVCGKIAYVNPKMVVGCLIEHEDKILLCRRKIQPSYGLWTLPAGYMEMGESAADGATRETWEEANAEVDILSPFAQLDIPLIGQTYIIFLAKLRRPHFSPGQESSECRLFALDDIPFDSLAFSSMLVTLKLYIEDRQVGKPKFHYGIINKR, encoded by the exons ATGCTAAAAGCCGTACCGATTCTTGGTTCATGTTCTTCAGCTTCATCGTCTGGGTTGGTGGCTTCTCTCTCCCAGAGattgaaattgaagaagaagaagaaggcaaTCCTCCTCCATCCCAGTTGTGCTTGTGggttttctttgatttcaagAACATCCATAGCCCCCAAAACAATCtcattatcatcaagaaaatcaaCCTCCCCATTTCTTCTTCCAGCTCACAAGTACAATCAAAAGGGCTATTTCTGCAATTTCAGAGTTTCTGGGATGTCTCTTGCTCATAATGAATCACCGCCCGATGGCACTTCGTCATCATCACCATCATCAGTTACAATTCACTCTTCAACT GGCAGCACCCGCAAGATCAATTTCTGTCAATCATGTGGTGGCCCAACAAAACATGAGATACCAAATGGAGAGGAGAATATGAGGGCAGTTTGCACTGTTTGCGGAAAGATTGCATACGTGAACCCAAAAATG GTCGTAGGTTGTTTGATTGAGCATGAGGATAAGATACTGCTATGCAGGCGAAAGATCCAACCATCATATGGCCTTTG GACGCTTCCTGCTGGTTACATGGAGATGGGCGAATCTGCTGCTGATGGTGCAACTAGGGAAACATGGGAAGAGGCAAATGCAGAAGTGGATATTTTGTCCCCCTTTGCACAATTGGATATACCTCTTATAGGTCAG ACATACATCATTTTTCTAGCTAAGTTGAGGAGGCCCCACTTTTCACCAGGTCAAGAATCATCAGAGTGCAGGCTCTTTGCACTAGATGATATTCCATTTGATTCCTTGGCATTTTCATCGATGTTGGTTACCTTAAAACTG TACATTGAAGATCGACAGGTTGGAAAGCCCAAGTTTCACTATGGCATTATAAACAAAAG ATAG
- the LOC113694552 gene encoding nudix hydrolase 23, chloroplastic-like isoform X3, giving the protein MLKAVPILGSCSSASSSGLVASLSQRLKLKKKKKAILLHPSCACGFSLISRTSIAPKTISLSSRKSTSPFLLPAHKYNQKGYFCNFRVSGMSLAHNESPPDGTSSSSPSSVTIHSSTGSTRKINFCQSCGGPTKHEIPNGEENMRAVCTVCGKIAYVNPKMVVGCLIEHEDKILLCRRKIQPSYGLWTLPAGYMEMGESAADGATRETWEEANAEVDILSPFAQLDIPLIGQTYIIFLAKLRRPHFSPGQESSECRLFALDDIPFDSLAFSSMLVTLKLYIEDRQVGKPKFHYGIINKSNLTRV; this is encoded by the exons ATGCTAAAAGCCGTACCGATTCTTGGTTCATGTTCTTCAGCTTCATCGTCTGGGTTGGTGGCTTCTCTCTCCCAGAGattgaaattgaagaagaagaagaaggcaaTCCTCCTCCATCCCAGTTGTGCTTGTGggttttctttgatttcaagAACATCCATAGCCCCCAAAACAATCtcattatcatcaagaaaatcaaCCTCCCCATTTCTTCTTCCAGCTCACAAGTACAATCAAAAGGGCTATTTCTGCAATTTCAGAGTTTCTGGGATGTCTCTTGCTCATAATGAATCACCGCCCGATGGCACTTCGTCATCATCACCATCATCAGTTACAATTCACTCTTCAACT GGCAGCACCCGCAAGATCAATTTCTGTCAATCATGTGGTGGCCCAACAAAACATGAGATACCAAATGGAGAGGAGAATATGAGGGCAGTTTGCACTGTTTGCGGAAAGATTGCATACGTGAACCCAAAAATG GTCGTAGGTTGTTTGATTGAGCATGAGGATAAGATACTGCTATGCAGGCGAAAGATCCAACCATCATATGGCCTTTG GACGCTTCCTGCTGGTTACATGGAGATGGGCGAATCTGCTGCTGATGGTGCAACTAGGGAAACATGGGAAGAGGCAAATGCAGAAGTGGATATTTTGTCCCCCTTTGCACAATTGGATATACCTCTTATAGGTCAG ACATACATCATTTTTCTAGCTAAGTTGAGGAGGCCCCACTTTTCACCAGGTCAAGAATCATCAGAGTGCAGGCTCTTTGCACTAGATGATATTCCATTTGATTCCTTGGCATTTTCATCGATGTTGGTTACCTTAAAACTG TACATTGAAGATCGACAGGTTGGAAAGCCCAAGTTTCACTATGGCATTATAAACAAAAG CAACTTAACTCGTGTTTGA
- the LOC113694552 gene encoding nudix hydrolase 23, chloroplastic-like isoform X1, which translates to MLKAVPILGSCSSASSSGLVASLSQRLKLKKKKKAILLHPSCACGFSLISRTSIAPKTISLSSRKSTSPFLLPAHKYNQKGYFCNFRVSGMSLAHNESPPDGTSSSSPSSVTIHSSTGSTRKINFCQSCGGPTKHEIPNGEENMRAVCTVCGKIAYVNPKMVVGCLIEHEDKILLCRRKIQPSYGLWTLPAGYMEMGESAADGATRETWEEANAEVDILSPFAQLDIPLIGQTYIIFLAKLRRPHFSPGQESSECRLFALDDIPFDSLAFSSMLVTLKLYIEDRQVGKPKFHYGIINKRYSSFFLICFLHFLVFLLSLCCKLEKQKKIGHHRHQTPGTMKVLCMWLLYLIFSVNQPAQFRI; encoded by the exons ATGCTAAAAGCCGTACCGATTCTTGGTTCATGTTCTTCAGCTTCATCGTCTGGGTTGGTGGCTTCTCTCTCCCAGAGattgaaattgaagaagaagaagaaggcaaTCCTCCTCCATCCCAGTTGTGCTTGTGggttttctttgatttcaagAACATCCATAGCCCCCAAAACAATCtcattatcatcaagaaaatcaaCCTCCCCATTTCTTCTTCCAGCTCACAAGTACAATCAAAAGGGCTATTTCTGCAATTTCAGAGTTTCTGGGATGTCTCTTGCTCATAATGAATCACCGCCCGATGGCACTTCGTCATCATCACCATCATCAGTTACAATTCACTCTTCAACT GGCAGCACCCGCAAGATCAATTTCTGTCAATCATGTGGTGGCCCAACAAAACATGAGATACCAAATGGAGAGGAGAATATGAGGGCAGTTTGCACTGTTTGCGGAAAGATTGCATACGTGAACCCAAAAATG GTCGTAGGTTGTTTGATTGAGCATGAGGATAAGATACTGCTATGCAGGCGAAAGATCCAACCATCATATGGCCTTTG GACGCTTCCTGCTGGTTACATGGAGATGGGCGAATCTGCTGCTGATGGTGCAACTAGGGAAACATGGGAAGAGGCAAATGCAGAAGTGGATATTTTGTCCCCCTTTGCACAATTGGATATACCTCTTATAGGTCAG ACATACATCATTTTTCTAGCTAAGTTGAGGAGGCCCCACTTTTCACCAGGTCAAGAATCATCAGAGTGCAGGCTCTTTGCACTAGATGATATTCCATTTGATTCCTTGGCATTTTCATCGATGTTGGTTACCTTAAAACTG TACATTGAAGATCGACAGGTTGGAAAGCCCAAGTTTCACTATGGCATTATAAACAAAAGgtattcttcatttttcttaatttgctttcttcattttctggtGTTTCTGCTGTCACTTTGTTGTAAGCTTGAGAAACAGAAAAAGATAGGACATCATCGCCATCAAACTCCTGGTACTATGAAAGTTCTTTGTATGTGGCTCCTGTATCTCATCTTTAGCGTAAATCAACCAGCTCAGTTCCGCATTTGA
- the LOC113694552 gene encoding nudix hydrolase 23, chloroplastic-like isoform X5, whose protein sequence is MNHRPMALRHHHHHQLQFTLQLTRKINFCQSCGGPTKHEIPNGEENMRAVCTVCGKIAYVNPKMVVGCLIEHEDKILLCRRKIQPSYGLWTLPAGYMEMGESAADGATRETWEEANAEVDILSPFAQLDIPLIGQTYIIFLAKLRRPHFSPGQESSECRLFALDDIPFDSLAFSSMLVTLKLYIEDRQVGKPKFHYGIINKRYSSFFLICFLHFLVFLLSLCCKLEKQKKIGHHRHQTPGTMKVLCMWLLYLIFSVNQPAQFRI, encoded by the exons ATGAATCACCGCCCGATGGCACTTCGTCATCATCACCATCATCAGTTACAATTCACTCTTCAACT CACCCGCAAGATCAATTTCTGTCAATCATGTGGTGGCCCAACAAAACATGAGATACCAAATGGAGAGGAGAATATGAGGGCAGTTTGCACTGTTTGCGGAAAGATTGCATACGTGAACCCAAAAATG GTCGTAGGTTGTTTGATTGAGCATGAGGATAAGATACTGCTATGCAGGCGAAAGATCCAACCATCATATGGCCTTTG GACGCTTCCTGCTGGTTACATGGAGATGGGCGAATCTGCTGCTGATGGTGCAACTAGGGAAACATGGGAAGAGGCAAATGCAGAAGTGGATATTTTGTCCCCCTTTGCACAATTGGATATACCTCTTATAGGTCAG ACATACATCATTTTTCTAGCTAAGTTGAGGAGGCCCCACTTTTCACCAGGTCAAGAATCATCAGAGTGCAGGCTCTTTGCACTAGATGATATTCCATTTGATTCCTTGGCATTTTCATCGATGTTGGTTACCTTAAAACTG TACATTGAAGATCGACAGGTTGGAAAGCCCAAGTTTCACTATGGCATTATAAACAAAAGgtattcttcatttttcttaatttgctttcttcattttctggtGTTTCTGCTGTCACTTTGTTGTAAGCTTGAGAAACAGAAAAAGATAGGACATCATCGCCATCAAACTCCTGGTACTATGAAAGTTCTTTGTATGTGGCTCCTGTATCTCATCTTTAGCGTAAATCAACCAGCTCAGTTCCGCATTTGA